One stretch of Myxocyprinus asiaticus isolate MX2 ecotype Aquarium Trade chromosome 23, UBuf_Myxa_2, whole genome shotgun sequence DNA includes these proteins:
- the LOC127413822 gene encoding LIM domain-binding protein 1-A-like isoform X7, which produces MSVGGCACPGCSSKSFKLYSPKEPPNGSAFPPFHPGAMLDRDVGPTPMYPPSYMEPGIGRHTLYGNQTDYRIFELNKRLQNWTEDCDNLWWDAFTTEFFEDDAMLTITFCLEDGPKRYTIGRTLIPRYFRSIFEGGATELFYVLKHPKESFHNNFVSLDCDQCTMVTQNGKPMFTQVCVEGRLYLEFMFDDMMRIKTWHFSIRQHREVVPRSILAMHSQDPQMLDQLSKNITRCGLSNSTLNYLRLCVILEPMQELMSRHKTYSLSPRDCLKTCLFQKWQRMVAPPAEPARQAPNKRRKRKMSGGSTMSSGGGNNSNSKKKSPASSFALASQDVMVVGEPTLMGGEFGDEDERLITRLENTQFDAANGIDDEDSFNSSPALGTNSPWNSKAPSSQESKNDNPTSQSSQ; this is translated from the exons GCTGTTCGTCCAAGTCATTCAAGCTGTACTCCCCAAAGGAGCCTCCCAACGGCAGTGCCTTCCCTCCATTTCACCCAGGCGCAATGCTGGATAGAGATGTGGG ACCGACACCAATGTATCCCCCCTCTTACATGGAACCTGGAATAGG GAGGCACACGCTGTATGGAAATCAAACAGACTACAGAATATTTGAGCTGAACAAAAGGCTACAGAATTGGACAGAG GACTGTGACAATCTATGGTGGGATGCGTTCACTACAGAGTTTTTCGAAGATGATGCCATGCTGACTATTACATTCTGTCTGGAAGATGGACCCAAGCGATATA CCATTGGTAGGACGTTGATCCCCCGATACTTTAGAAGTATTTTTGAGGGTGGGGCCACGGAACTCTTCTATGTGCTAAAACATCCCAAGGAGTCTTTCCACAATAACTTTGTGTCCCTGGACTGCGACCAGTGCACCATGGTTACACAGAATGGCAAACCCATGTTCACACAG GTCTGTGTGGAGGGCCGGCTATACCTGGAGTTTATGTTTGATGACATGATGCGAATAAAAACGTGGCACTTCAGTATCAGACAGCACAGAGAGGTTGTGCCGAGGAGCATCCTGGCAATGCAT TCCCAAGACCCTCAAATGCTTGACCAGCTATCAAAAAATATCACAAGATGTGGCTTATCTAACTCGACACTGAACTACCTCCGG CTTTGTGTAATCCTGGAGCCCATGCAGGAGTTGATGTCCAGACATAAGACGTACAGTCTCAGCCCACGAGACTGCCTTAAAACCTGCCTTTTTCAGAAATGGCAGAGGATGGTGGCCCCACCAG CTGAGCCTGCGAGACAAGCTCCCAACAAACGAAGGAAACGAAAAATGTCTGGTGGCAGCACCATGAGTTCAGGAGGGGGAAACAACAGCAACAGTAAAAAGAAAAGTCCAGCCAGCAGTTTCGCGCTCGCCAGCCAG GACGTGATGGTggtgggagagcccacactgatGGGAGGGGAGTTCGGGGATGAGGATGAGCGGCTGATCACACGGCTGGAGAACACACAGTTTGATGCGGCCAATGGCATCGACGACGAGGACAGTTTCAACAGTTCCCCAGCCCTGGGCACCAACAGCCCCTGGAACAGCAAAGCTCCCTCCAGCCAGGAGAGCAAAAATGACAACCCCACCTCACAGTCATCCCAGTAG
- the LOC127413822 gene encoding LIM domain-binding protein 1-A-like isoform X6 — MSVGGCACPGCSSKSFKLYSPKEPPNGSAFPPFHPGAMLDRDVGPTPMYPPSYMEPGIGRHTLYGNQTDYRIFELNKRLQNWTEQDCDNLWWDAFTTEFFEDDAMLTITFCLEDGPKRYTIGRTLIPRYFRSIFEGGATELFYVLKHPKESFHNNFVSLDCDQCTMVTQNGKPMFTQVCVEGRLYLEFMFDDMMRIKTWHFSIRQHREVVPRSILAMHSQDPQMLDQLSKNITRCGLSNSTLNYLRLCVILEPMQELMSRHKTYSLSPRDCLKTCLFQKWQRMVAPPAEPARQAPNKRRKRKMSGGSTMSSGGGNNSNSKKKSPASSFALASQDVMVVGEPTLMGGEFGDEDERLITRLENTQFDAANGIDDEDSFNSSPALGTNSPWNSKAPSSQESKNDNPTSQSSQ; from the exons GCTGTTCGTCCAAGTCATTCAAGCTGTACTCCCCAAAGGAGCCTCCCAACGGCAGTGCCTTCCCTCCATTTCACCCAGGCGCAATGCTGGATAGAGATGTGGG ACCGACACCAATGTATCCCCCCTCTTACATGGAACCTGGAATAGG GAGGCACACGCTGTATGGAAATCAAACAGACTACAGAATATTTGAGCTGAACAAAAGGCTACAGAATTGGACAGAG CAGGACTGTGACAATCTATGGTGGGATGCGTTCACTACAGAGTTTTTCGAAGATGATGCCATGCTGACTATTACATTCTGTCTGGAAGATGGACCCAAGCGATATA CCATTGGTAGGACGTTGATCCCCCGATACTTTAGAAGTATTTTTGAGGGTGGGGCCACGGAACTCTTCTATGTGCTAAAACATCCCAAGGAGTCTTTCCACAATAACTTTGTGTCCCTGGACTGCGACCAGTGCACCATGGTTACACAGAATGGCAAACCCATGTTCACACAG GTCTGTGTGGAGGGCCGGCTATACCTGGAGTTTATGTTTGATGACATGATGCGAATAAAAACGTGGCACTTCAGTATCAGACAGCACAGAGAGGTTGTGCCGAGGAGCATCCTGGCAATGCAT TCCCAAGACCCTCAAATGCTTGACCAGCTATCAAAAAATATCACAAGATGTGGCTTATCTAACTCGACACTGAACTACCTCCGG CTTTGTGTAATCCTGGAGCCCATGCAGGAGTTGATGTCCAGACATAAGACGTACAGTCTCAGCCCACGAGACTGCCTTAAAACCTGCCTTTTTCAGAAATGGCAGAGGATGGTGGCCCCACCAG CTGAGCCTGCGAGACAAGCTCCCAACAAACGAAGGAAACGAAAAATGTCTGGTGGCAGCACCATGAGTTCAGGAGGGGGAAACAACAGCAACAGTAAAAAGAAAAGTCCAGCCAGCAGTTTCGCGCTCGCCAGCCAG GACGTGATGGTggtgggagagcccacactgatGGGAGGGGAGTTCGGGGATGAGGATGAGCGGCTGATCACACGGCTGGAGAACACACAGTTTGATGCGGCCAATGGCATCGACGACGAGGACAGTTTCAACAGTTCCCCAGCCCTGGGCACCAACAGCCCCTGGAACAGCAAAGCTCCCTCCAGCCAGGAGAGCAAAAATGACAACCCCACCTCACAGTCATCCCAGTAG
- the LOC127413822 gene encoding LIM domain-binding protein 1-like isoform X12, translating to MSVGGCACPGCSSKSFKLYSPKEPPNGSAFPPFHPGAMLDRDVGPTPMYPPSYMEPGIGRHTLYGNQTDYRIFELNKRLQNWTEQDCDNLWWDAFTTEFFEDDAMLTITFCLEDGPKRYTIGRTLIPRYFRSIFEGGATELFYVLKHPKESFHNNFVSLDCDQCTMVTQNGKPMFTQVCVEGRLYLEFMFDDMMRIKTWHFSIRQHREVVPRSILAMHSQDPQMLDQLSKNITRCGLSNSTLNYLRLCVILEPMQELMSRHKTYSLSPRDCLKTCLFQKWQRMVAPPAEPARQAPNKRRKRKMSGGSTMSSGGGNNSNSKKKSPASSFALASQDLVGTKTCTVPELEDRS from the exons GCTGTTCGTCCAAGTCATTCAAGCTGTACTCCCCAAAGGAGCCTCCCAACGGCAGTGCCTTCCCTCCATTTCACCCAGGCGCAATGCTGGATAGAGATGTGGG ACCGACACCAATGTATCCCCCCTCTTACATGGAACCTGGAATAGG GAGGCACACGCTGTATGGAAATCAAACAGACTACAGAATATTTGAGCTGAACAAAAGGCTACAGAATTGGACAGAG CAGGACTGTGACAATCTATGGTGGGATGCGTTCACTACAGAGTTTTTCGAAGATGATGCCATGCTGACTATTACATTCTGTCTGGAAGATGGACCCAAGCGATATA CCATTGGTAGGACGTTGATCCCCCGATACTTTAGAAGTATTTTTGAGGGTGGGGCCACGGAACTCTTCTATGTGCTAAAACATCCCAAGGAGTCTTTCCACAATAACTTTGTGTCCCTGGACTGCGACCAGTGCACCATGGTTACACAGAATGGCAAACCCATGTTCACACAG GTCTGTGTGGAGGGCCGGCTATACCTGGAGTTTATGTTTGATGACATGATGCGAATAAAAACGTGGCACTTCAGTATCAGACAGCACAGAGAGGTTGTGCCGAGGAGCATCCTGGCAATGCAT TCCCAAGACCCTCAAATGCTTGACCAGCTATCAAAAAATATCACAAGATGTGGCTTATCTAACTCGACACTGAACTACCTCCGG CTTTGTGTAATCCTGGAGCCCATGCAGGAGTTGATGTCCAGACATAAGACGTACAGTCTCAGCCCACGAGACTGCCTTAAAACCTGCCTTTTTCAGAAATGGCAGAGGATGGTGGCCCCACCAG CTGAGCCTGCGAGACAAGCTCCCAACAAACGAAGGAAACGAAAAATGTCTGGTGGCAGCACCATGAGTTCAGGAGGGGGAAACAACAGCAACAGTAAAAAGAAAAGTCCAGCCAGCAGTTTCGCGCTCGCCAGCCAG
- the LOC127413822 gene encoding LIM domain-binding protein 1-A-like isoform X1 — MSVGGCACPGCSSKSFKLYSPKEPPNGSAFPPFHPGAMLDRDVGPTPMYPPSYMEPGIGRHTLYGNQTDYRIFELNKRLQNWTEQDCDNLWWDAFTTEFFEDDAMLTITFCLEDGPKRYTIGRTLIPRYFRSIFEGGATELFYVLKHPKESFHNNFVSLDCDQCTMVTQNGKPMFTQVCVEGRLYLEFMFDDMMRIKTWHFSIRQHREVVPRSILAMHSQDPQMLDQLSKNITRCGLSNSTLNYLRLCVILEPMQELMSRHKTYSLSPRDCLKTCLFQKWQRMVAPPDMMSSAPSPAEPARQAPNKRRKRKMSGGSTMSSGGGNNSNSKKKSPASSFALASQVPDVMVVGEPTLMGGEFGDEDERLITRLENTQFDAANGIDDEDSFNSSPALGTNSPWNSKAPSSQESKNDNPTSQSSQ, encoded by the exons GCTGTTCGTCCAAGTCATTCAAGCTGTACTCCCCAAAGGAGCCTCCCAACGGCAGTGCCTTCCCTCCATTTCACCCAGGCGCAATGCTGGATAGAGATGTGGG ACCGACACCAATGTATCCCCCCTCTTACATGGAACCTGGAATAGG GAGGCACACGCTGTATGGAAATCAAACAGACTACAGAATATTTGAGCTGAACAAAAGGCTACAGAATTGGACAGAG CAGGACTGTGACAATCTATGGTGGGATGCGTTCACTACAGAGTTTTTCGAAGATGATGCCATGCTGACTATTACATTCTGTCTGGAAGATGGACCCAAGCGATATA CCATTGGTAGGACGTTGATCCCCCGATACTTTAGAAGTATTTTTGAGGGTGGGGCCACGGAACTCTTCTATGTGCTAAAACATCCCAAGGAGTCTTTCCACAATAACTTTGTGTCCCTGGACTGCGACCAGTGCACCATGGTTACACAGAATGGCAAACCCATGTTCACACAG GTCTGTGTGGAGGGCCGGCTATACCTGGAGTTTATGTTTGATGACATGATGCGAATAAAAACGTGGCACTTCAGTATCAGACAGCACAGAGAGGTTGTGCCGAGGAGCATCCTGGCAATGCAT TCCCAAGACCCTCAAATGCTTGACCAGCTATCAAAAAATATCACAAGATGTGGCTTATCTAACTCGACACTGAACTACCTCCGG CTTTGTGTAATCCTGGAGCCCATGCAGGAGTTGATGTCCAGACATAAGACGTACAGTCTCAGCCCACGAGACTGCCTTAAAACCTGCCTTTTTCAGAAATGGCAGAGGATGGTGGCCCCACCAG ATATGATGTCTTCTGCTCCTTCTCCAGCTGAGCCTGCGAGACAAGCTCCCAACAAACGAAGGAAACGAAAAATGTCTGGTGGCAGCACCATGAGTTCAGGAGGGGGAAACAACAGCAACAGTAAAAAGAAAAGTCCAGCCAGCAGTTTCGCGCTCGCCAGCCAGGTACCT GACGTGATGGTggtgggagagcccacactgatGGGAGGGGAGTTCGGGGATGAGGATGAGCGGCTGATCACACGGCTGGAGAACACACAGTTTGATGCGGCCAATGGCATCGACGACGAGGACAGTTTCAACAGTTCCCCAGCCCTGGGCACCAACAGCCCCTGGAACAGCAAAGCTCCCTCCAGCCAGGAGAGCAAAAATGACAACCCCACCTCACAGTCATCCCAGTAG
- the LOC127413822 gene encoding LIM domain-binding protein 1-A-like isoform X2, protein MSVGGCACPGCSSKSFKLYSPKEPPNGSAFPPFHPGAMLDRDVGPTPMYPPSYMEPGIGRHTLYGNQTDYRIFELNKRLQNWTEDCDNLWWDAFTTEFFEDDAMLTITFCLEDGPKRYTIGRTLIPRYFRSIFEGGATELFYVLKHPKESFHNNFVSLDCDQCTMVTQNGKPMFTQVCVEGRLYLEFMFDDMMRIKTWHFSIRQHREVVPRSILAMHSQDPQMLDQLSKNITRCGLSNSTLNYLRLCVILEPMQELMSRHKTYSLSPRDCLKTCLFQKWQRMVAPPDMMSSAPSPAEPARQAPNKRRKRKMSGGSTMSSGGGNNSNSKKKSPASSFALASQVPDVMVVGEPTLMGGEFGDEDERLITRLENTQFDAANGIDDEDSFNSSPALGTNSPWNSKAPSSQESKNDNPTSQSSQ, encoded by the exons GCTGTTCGTCCAAGTCATTCAAGCTGTACTCCCCAAAGGAGCCTCCCAACGGCAGTGCCTTCCCTCCATTTCACCCAGGCGCAATGCTGGATAGAGATGTGGG ACCGACACCAATGTATCCCCCCTCTTACATGGAACCTGGAATAGG GAGGCACACGCTGTATGGAAATCAAACAGACTACAGAATATTTGAGCTGAACAAAAGGCTACAGAATTGGACAGAG GACTGTGACAATCTATGGTGGGATGCGTTCACTACAGAGTTTTTCGAAGATGATGCCATGCTGACTATTACATTCTGTCTGGAAGATGGACCCAAGCGATATA CCATTGGTAGGACGTTGATCCCCCGATACTTTAGAAGTATTTTTGAGGGTGGGGCCACGGAACTCTTCTATGTGCTAAAACATCCCAAGGAGTCTTTCCACAATAACTTTGTGTCCCTGGACTGCGACCAGTGCACCATGGTTACACAGAATGGCAAACCCATGTTCACACAG GTCTGTGTGGAGGGCCGGCTATACCTGGAGTTTATGTTTGATGACATGATGCGAATAAAAACGTGGCACTTCAGTATCAGACAGCACAGAGAGGTTGTGCCGAGGAGCATCCTGGCAATGCAT TCCCAAGACCCTCAAATGCTTGACCAGCTATCAAAAAATATCACAAGATGTGGCTTATCTAACTCGACACTGAACTACCTCCGG CTTTGTGTAATCCTGGAGCCCATGCAGGAGTTGATGTCCAGACATAAGACGTACAGTCTCAGCCCACGAGACTGCCTTAAAACCTGCCTTTTTCAGAAATGGCAGAGGATGGTGGCCCCACCAG ATATGATGTCTTCTGCTCCTTCTCCAGCTGAGCCTGCGAGACAAGCTCCCAACAAACGAAGGAAACGAAAAATGTCTGGTGGCAGCACCATGAGTTCAGGAGGGGGAAACAACAGCAACAGTAAAAAGAAAAGTCCAGCCAGCAGTTTCGCGCTCGCCAGCCAGGTACCT GACGTGATGGTggtgggagagcccacactgatGGGAGGGGAGTTCGGGGATGAGGATGAGCGGCTGATCACACGGCTGGAGAACACACAGTTTGATGCGGCCAATGGCATCGACGACGAGGACAGTTTCAACAGTTCCCCAGCCCTGGGCACCAACAGCCCCTGGAACAGCAAAGCTCCCTCCAGCCAGGAGAGCAAAAATGACAACCCCACCTCACAGTCATCCCAGTAG
- the LOC127413822 gene encoding LIM domain-binding protein 1-like isoform X9, whose amino-acid sequence MSVGGCACPGCSSKSFKLYSPKEPPNGSAFPPFHPGAMLDRDVGPTPMYPPSYMEPGIGRHTLYGNQTDYRIFELNKRLQNWTEQDCDNLWWDAFTTEFFEDDAMLTITFCLEDGPKRYTIGRTLIPRYFRSIFEGGATELFYVLKHPKESFHNNFVSLDCDQCTMVTQNGKPMFTQVCVEGRLYLEFMFDDMMRIKTWHFSIRQHREVVPRSILAMHSQDPQMLDQLSKNITRCGLSNSTLNYLRLCVILEPMQELMSRHKTYSLSPRDCLKTCLFQKWQRMVAPPDMMSSAPSPAEPARQAPNKRRKRKMSGGSTMSSGGGNNSNSKKKSPASSFALASQVPDLVGTKTCTVPELEDRS is encoded by the exons GCTGTTCGTCCAAGTCATTCAAGCTGTACTCCCCAAAGGAGCCTCCCAACGGCAGTGCCTTCCCTCCATTTCACCCAGGCGCAATGCTGGATAGAGATGTGGG ACCGACACCAATGTATCCCCCCTCTTACATGGAACCTGGAATAGG GAGGCACACGCTGTATGGAAATCAAACAGACTACAGAATATTTGAGCTGAACAAAAGGCTACAGAATTGGACAGAG CAGGACTGTGACAATCTATGGTGGGATGCGTTCACTACAGAGTTTTTCGAAGATGATGCCATGCTGACTATTACATTCTGTCTGGAAGATGGACCCAAGCGATATA CCATTGGTAGGACGTTGATCCCCCGATACTTTAGAAGTATTTTTGAGGGTGGGGCCACGGAACTCTTCTATGTGCTAAAACATCCCAAGGAGTCTTTCCACAATAACTTTGTGTCCCTGGACTGCGACCAGTGCACCATGGTTACACAGAATGGCAAACCCATGTTCACACAG GTCTGTGTGGAGGGCCGGCTATACCTGGAGTTTATGTTTGATGACATGATGCGAATAAAAACGTGGCACTTCAGTATCAGACAGCACAGAGAGGTTGTGCCGAGGAGCATCCTGGCAATGCAT TCCCAAGACCCTCAAATGCTTGACCAGCTATCAAAAAATATCACAAGATGTGGCTTATCTAACTCGACACTGAACTACCTCCGG CTTTGTGTAATCCTGGAGCCCATGCAGGAGTTGATGTCCAGACATAAGACGTACAGTCTCAGCCCACGAGACTGCCTTAAAACCTGCCTTTTTCAGAAATGGCAGAGGATGGTGGCCCCACCAG ATATGATGTCTTCTGCTCCTTCTCCAGCTGAGCCTGCGAGACAAGCTCCCAACAAACGAAGGAAACGAAAAATGTCTGGTGGCAGCACCATGAGTTCAGGAGGGGGAAACAACAGCAACAGTAAAAAGAAAAGTCCAGCCAGCAGTTTCGCGCTCGCCAGCCAGGTACCT
- the LOC127413822 gene encoding LIM domain-binding protein 1-A-like isoform X13 has protein sequence MSVGGCACPGCSSKSFKLYSPKEPPNGSAFPPFHPGAMLDRDVGPTPMYPPSYMEPGIGRHTLYGNQTDYRIFELNKRLQNWTEDCDNLWWDAFTTEFFEDDAMLTITFCLEDGPKRYTIGRTLIPRYFRSIFEGGATELFYVLKHPKESFHNNFVSLDCDQCTMVTQNGKPMFTQVCVEGRLYLEFMFDDMMRIKTWHFSIRQHREVVPRSILAMHSQDPQMLDQLSKNITRCGLSNSTLNYLRLCVILEPMQELMSRHKTYSLSPRDCLKTCLFQKWQRMVAPPDMMSSAPSPAEPARQAPNKRRKRKMSGGSTMSSGGGNNSNSKKKSPASSFALASQDVMVVGEPTLMGGEFGDEDERLITRLENTQFDAANGIDDEDSFNSSPALGTNSPWNSKAPSSQESKNDNPTSQSSQ, from the exons GCTGTTCGTCCAAGTCATTCAAGCTGTACTCCCCAAAGGAGCCTCCCAACGGCAGTGCCTTCCCTCCATTTCACCCAGGCGCAATGCTGGATAGAGATGTGGG ACCGACACCAATGTATCCCCCCTCTTACATGGAACCTGGAATAGG GAGGCACACGCTGTATGGAAATCAAACAGACTACAGAATATTTGAGCTGAACAAAAGGCTACAGAATTGGACAGAG GACTGTGACAATCTATGGTGGGATGCGTTCACTACAGAGTTTTTCGAAGATGATGCCATGCTGACTATTACATTCTGTCTGGAAGATGGACCCAAGCGATATA CCATTGGTAGGACGTTGATCCCCCGATACTTTAGAAGTATTTTTGAGGGTGGGGCCACGGAACTCTTCTATGTGCTAAAACATCCCAAGGAGTCTTTCCACAATAACTTTGTGTCCCTGGACTGCGACCAGTGCACCATGGTTACACAGAATGGCAAACCCATGTTCACACAG GTCTGTGTGGAGGGCCGGCTATACCTGGAGTTTATGTTTGATGACATGATGCGAATAAAAACGTGGCACTTCAGTATCAGACAGCACAGAGAGGTTGTGCCGAGGAGCATCCTGGCAATGCAT TCCCAAGACCCTCAAATGCTTGACCAGCTATCAAAAAATATCACAAGATGTGGCTTATCTAACTCGACACTGAACTACCTCCGG CTTTGTGTAATCCTGGAGCCCATGCAGGAGTTGATGTCCAGACATAAGACGTACAGTCTCAGCCCACGAGACTGCCTTAAAACCTGCCTTTTTCAGAAATGGCAGAGGATGGTGGCCCCACCAG ATATGATGTCTTCTGCTCCTTCTCCAGCTGAGCCTGCGAGACAAGCTCCCAACAAACGAAGGAAACGAAAAATGTCTGGTGGCAGCACCATGAGTTCAGGAGGGGGAAACAACAGCAACAGTAAAAAGAAAAGTCCAGCCAGCAGTTTCGCGCTCGCCAGCCAG GACGTGATGGTggtgggagagcccacactgatGGGAGGGGAGTTCGGGGATGAGGATGAGCGGCTGATCACACGGCTGGAGAACACACAGTTTGATGCGGCCAATGGCATCGACGACGAGGACAGTTTCAACAGTTCCCCAGCCCTGGGCACCAACAGCCCCTGGAACAGCAAAGCTCCCTCCAGCCAGGAGAGCAAAAATGACAACCCCACCTCACAGTCATCCCAGTAG
- the LOC127413822 gene encoding LIM domain-binding protein 1-A-like isoform X3 produces the protein MSVGGCACPGCSSKSFKLYSPKEPPNGSAFPPFHPGAMLDRDVGPTPMYPPSYMEPGIGRHTLYGNQTDYRIFELNKRLQNWTEQDCDNLWWDAFTTEFFEDDAMLTITFCLEDGPKRYTIGRTLIPRYFRSIFEGGATELFYVLKHPKESFHNNFVSLDCDQCTMVTQNGKPMFTQVCVEGRLYLEFMFDDMMRIKTWHFSIRQHREVVPRSILAMHSQDPQMLDQLSKNITRCGLSNSTLNYLRLCVILEPMQELMSRHKTYSLSPRDCLKTCLFQKWQRMVAPPDMMSSAPSPAEPARQAPNKRRKRKMSGGSTMSSGGGNNSNSKKKSPASSFALASQDVMVVGEPTLMGGEFGDEDERLITRLENTQFDAANGIDDEDSFNSSPALGTNSPWNSKAPSSQESKNDNPTSQSSQ, from the exons GCTGTTCGTCCAAGTCATTCAAGCTGTACTCCCCAAAGGAGCCTCCCAACGGCAGTGCCTTCCCTCCATTTCACCCAGGCGCAATGCTGGATAGAGATGTGGG ACCGACACCAATGTATCCCCCCTCTTACATGGAACCTGGAATAGG GAGGCACACGCTGTATGGAAATCAAACAGACTACAGAATATTTGAGCTGAACAAAAGGCTACAGAATTGGACAGAG CAGGACTGTGACAATCTATGGTGGGATGCGTTCACTACAGAGTTTTTCGAAGATGATGCCATGCTGACTATTACATTCTGTCTGGAAGATGGACCCAAGCGATATA CCATTGGTAGGACGTTGATCCCCCGATACTTTAGAAGTATTTTTGAGGGTGGGGCCACGGAACTCTTCTATGTGCTAAAACATCCCAAGGAGTCTTTCCACAATAACTTTGTGTCCCTGGACTGCGACCAGTGCACCATGGTTACACAGAATGGCAAACCCATGTTCACACAG GTCTGTGTGGAGGGCCGGCTATACCTGGAGTTTATGTTTGATGACATGATGCGAATAAAAACGTGGCACTTCAGTATCAGACAGCACAGAGAGGTTGTGCCGAGGAGCATCCTGGCAATGCAT TCCCAAGACCCTCAAATGCTTGACCAGCTATCAAAAAATATCACAAGATGTGGCTTATCTAACTCGACACTGAACTACCTCCGG CTTTGTGTAATCCTGGAGCCCATGCAGGAGTTGATGTCCAGACATAAGACGTACAGTCTCAGCCCACGAGACTGCCTTAAAACCTGCCTTTTTCAGAAATGGCAGAGGATGGTGGCCCCACCAG ATATGATGTCTTCTGCTCCTTCTCCAGCTGAGCCTGCGAGACAAGCTCCCAACAAACGAAGGAAACGAAAAATGTCTGGTGGCAGCACCATGAGTTCAGGAGGGGGAAACAACAGCAACAGTAAAAAGAAAAGTCCAGCCAGCAGTTTCGCGCTCGCCAGCCAG GACGTGATGGTggtgggagagcccacactgatGGGAGGGGAGTTCGGGGATGAGGATGAGCGGCTGATCACACGGCTGGAGAACACACAGTTTGATGCGGCCAATGGCATCGACGACGAGGACAGTTTCAACAGTTCCCCAGCCCTGGGCACCAACAGCCCCTGGAACAGCAAAGCTCCCTCCAGCCAGGAGAGCAAAAATGACAACCCCACCTCACAGTCATCCCAGTAG
- the LOC127413822 gene encoding LIM domain-binding protein 1-A-like isoform X5: MSVGGCACPGCSSKSFKLYSPKEPPNGSAFPPFHPGAMLDRDVGPTPMYPPSYMEPGIGRHTLYGNQTDYRIFELNKRLQNWTEDCDNLWWDAFTTEFFEDDAMLTITFCLEDGPKRYTIGRTLIPRYFRSIFEGGATELFYVLKHPKESFHNNFVSLDCDQCTMVTQNGKPMFTQVCVEGRLYLEFMFDDMMRIKTWHFSIRQHREVVPRSILAMHSQDPQMLDQLSKNITRCGLSNSTLNYLRLCVILEPMQELMSRHKTYSLSPRDCLKTCLFQKWQRMVAPPAEPARQAPNKRRKRKMSGGSTMSSGGGNNSNSKKKSPASSFALASQVPDVMVVGEPTLMGGEFGDEDERLITRLENTQFDAANGIDDEDSFNSSPALGTNSPWNSKAPSSQESKNDNPTSQSSQ, from the exons GCTGTTCGTCCAAGTCATTCAAGCTGTACTCCCCAAAGGAGCCTCCCAACGGCAGTGCCTTCCCTCCATTTCACCCAGGCGCAATGCTGGATAGAGATGTGGG ACCGACACCAATGTATCCCCCCTCTTACATGGAACCTGGAATAGG GAGGCACACGCTGTATGGAAATCAAACAGACTACAGAATATTTGAGCTGAACAAAAGGCTACAGAATTGGACAGAG GACTGTGACAATCTATGGTGGGATGCGTTCACTACAGAGTTTTTCGAAGATGATGCCATGCTGACTATTACATTCTGTCTGGAAGATGGACCCAAGCGATATA CCATTGGTAGGACGTTGATCCCCCGATACTTTAGAAGTATTTTTGAGGGTGGGGCCACGGAACTCTTCTATGTGCTAAAACATCCCAAGGAGTCTTTCCACAATAACTTTGTGTCCCTGGACTGCGACCAGTGCACCATGGTTACACAGAATGGCAAACCCATGTTCACACAG GTCTGTGTGGAGGGCCGGCTATACCTGGAGTTTATGTTTGATGACATGATGCGAATAAAAACGTGGCACTTCAGTATCAGACAGCACAGAGAGGTTGTGCCGAGGAGCATCCTGGCAATGCAT TCCCAAGACCCTCAAATGCTTGACCAGCTATCAAAAAATATCACAAGATGTGGCTTATCTAACTCGACACTGAACTACCTCCGG CTTTGTGTAATCCTGGAGCCCATGCAGGAGTTGATGTCCAGACATAAGACGTACAGTCTCAGCCCACGAGACTGCCTTAAAACCTGCCTTTTTCAGAAATGGCAGAGGATGGTGGCCCCACCAG CTGAGCCTGCGAGACAAGCTCCCAACAAACGAAGGAAACGAAAAATGTCTGGTGGCAGCACCATGAGTTCAGGAGGGGGAAACAACAGCAACAGTAAAAAGAAAAGTCCAGCCAGCAGTTTCGCGCTCGCCAGCCAGGTACCT GACGTGATGGTggtgggagagcccacactgatGGGAGGGGAGTTCGGGGATGAGGATGAGCGGCTGATCACACGGCTGGAGAACACACAGTTTGATGCGGCCAATGGCATCGACGACGAGGACAGTTTCAACAGTTCCCCAGCCCTGGGCACCAACAGCCCCTGGAACAGCAAAGCTCCCTCCAGCCAGGAGAGCAAAAATGACAACCCCACCTCACAGTCATCCCAGTAG